A single region of the Arthrobacter sp. zg-Y820 genome encodes:
- a CDS encoding PH domain-containing protein, which yields MPSEAIDPDGINWEHISPRYLTVRLIGWAVEALLTVALACTPLILRAAGVWPSAPSWLAWGLPAVVAAAYLWRGALLPRQVRAVCYAERNEDFLLRRGIFYQRTLVVPYGRMQYVDVTVGPLERAFGLCSLKLHTAAPGTNAVLPGLPASEGARLREHLSERGETQLAGL from the coding sequence ATGCCTAGCGAAGCAATCGATCCGGACGGAATCAACTGGGAGCACATCTCGCCCCGGTACCTCACCGTCCGCCTCATCGGCTGGGCCGTCGAAGCCCTGCTGACCGTGGCTCTGGCCTGCACCCCGCTGATCCTGCGGGCTGCCGGGGTGTGGCCCTCGGCTCCGAGCTGGCTGGCCTGGGGCCTGCCGGCAGTGGTCGCAGCGGCCTATCTGTGGCGCGGAGCCCTGCTGCCGCGGCAGGTGCGCGCGGTTTGCTACGCCGAACGCAACGAGGACTTCCTGCTGCGGCGCGGCATTTTCTACCAGCGCACGCTGGTGGTTCCCTATGGCCGGATGCAGTACGTGGACGTGACGGTCGGTCCCCTGGAACGGGCCTTTGGCCTGTGCTCTCTCAAGCTGCACACCGCGGCGCCCGGCACCAACGCCGTCCTGCCGGGCCTGCCGGCGTCCGAGGGGGCCCGCCTGCGCGAGCACCTGTCCGAACGCGGCGAAACGCAGCTGGCCGGGCTGTGA
- a CDS encoding PH domain-containing protein: MSIPRSGEWARVHPVSPLVRGWIALAAIAFVFGRNLVEDLIGVGRDDGGGGGGRTAPAPDGTVLLIGIGILAAILLIIAAVFFLSWWFTRYQVTDDHVRVHSGVVFRQQRQARLDRVQAIDIVQPLLARLFGLAELRFEVADAGESAVRLAFLKLDDAQQLRTMILDRASGAAEAGAGGEDADVPPGGRQVPGPVEAPEQPILELRPGRVIAATLLSGTTLFLLAGVAGVTILTAVTGEAVSLAILFPLLFGAVGGYWTEFSTSFNFRASVSRDGIRVRYGLLDTRTQTVPPGRIQAVAVKQSPLWRLTGWYRVSVNVAGYGDAATSEGQARTKLLPAGTLEEVFAILALVLLEPGTDRPLDVFTAGIAGRDSGDGFTTTPRRARWIAPLAWRRNGFALTETALLVRSGALWRALSVVPHERTQSMSLEQGPLRRRFGTADLVLHSTPGPVHPRIRKIDAATVRGLFLEQAVRAREARRRDRSGRWNQATGSGPVDPGSINPHAISNTVSKEHPHEQR; the protein is encoded by the coding sequence GTGAGCATCCCACGCAGCGGGGAATGGGCCCGCGTCCACCCGGTGTCGCCCCTGGTGCGCGGCTGGATAGCCCTGGCCGCGATTGCCTTTGTGTTCGGCCGGAACCTGGTCGAGGACCTGATCGGCGTTGGCAGGGACGACGGCGGCGGCGGCGGGGGCAGGACCGCGCCCGCACCCGACGGCACTGTGCTGCTGATCGGCATTGGCATCCTCGCGGCGATCCTGCTGATCATCGCCGCCGTCTTCTTCCTGTCCTGGTGGTTCACGCGCTATCAAGTGACCGATGACCACGTGCGGGTCCACTCCGGCGTCGTATTCCGCCAGCAGCGCCAAGCCCGCCTGGACCGCGTTCAGGCCATCGACATTGTCCAGCCCCTGCTGGCACGGCTCTTCGGCCTGGCCGAACTGCGCTTCGAGGTGGCAGACGCCGGTGAGTCCGCCGTCCGGCTGGCGTTCCTCAAACTCGACGACGCCCAGCAGCTGCGGACCATGATCCTGGACCGGGCCTCCGGCGCAGCGGAAGCGGGCGCCGGCGGCGAGGACGCTGACGTCCCTCCGGGCGGACGGCAGGTTCCGGGACCCGTTGAGGCTCCGGAGCAGCCGATCCTGGAGCTGCGTCCCGGGCGGGTCATAGCCGCCACCCTGCTCTCCGGAACCACCCTGTTCCTGCTGGCCGGCGTCGCCGGCGTCACCATCCTCACTGCCGTCACCGGCGAGGCCGTCAGCCTGGCCATCCTGTTCCCCCTGCTCTTCGGCGCCGTCGGCGGCTACTGGACCGAGTTTTCCACCTCGTTCAATTTCCGCGCCTCGGTGTCCCGGGACGGAATCCGTGTGCGCTACGGGCTGCTGGACACCCGAACCCAGACCGTCCCGCCGGGCCGGATCCAGGCAGTGGCCGTCAAGCAGTCGCCGCTCTGGCGGCTCACCGGCTGGTACCGCGTCTCGGTCAACGTGGCCGGTTACGGCGATGCGGCCACGTCCGAAGGACAGGCCCGCACCAAGCTGCTTCCGGCCGGAACCCTGGAAGAGGTTTTCGCCATCCTCGCCCTGGTGCTGCTCGAGCCCGGCACCGACCGGCCGCTGGATGTCTTCACCGCCGGAATCGCCGGCCGGGACTCCGGCGACGGCTTCACGACCACACCCCGCCGCGCCCGCTGGATCGCACCGCTGGCCTGGCGGCGCAACGGCTTCGCCCTCACGGAAACGGCGCTGCTGGTCCGCAGCGGTGCCCTGTGGCGGGCACTCTCAGTGGTTCCGCATGAACGCACGCAGTCCATGTCGCTGGAGCAGGGTCCGCTGCGCCGGCGCTTCGGCACCGCCGACCTGGTCCTGCATTCCACCCCCGGGCCGGTGCATCCGCGGATCCGGAAAATCGATGCCGCCACGGTCCGCGGCCTGTTCCTGGAGCAGGCGGTCCGGGCCCGCGAAGCCCGGCGCCGTGACCGCAGCGGCCGCTGGAACCAGGCAACAGGTTCCGGACCGGTTGACCCCGGCAGCATCAACCCCCACGCCATCAGCAACACCGTTTCGAAGGAGCACCCCCATGAACAGCGCTGA
- a CDS encoding DUF2520 domain-containing protein: MNSADASTAEKRRRGRLGIGVIGAGRVGAVLGAALRAAEHAVVGVSAVSEESRERAANLLPGVPVLDIPEIVERSELVLLAVPDDALGPLVSGLAATNAWQAGQLVAHTSGRFGTDILEPARRAGAIPLALHPAMTFTGMSLDLTRLADCSFGVTAPTAVLPIAQALVVEMGAEPVVIDEADRVNYHLALAHASNHLVTITAQSTQLLKDIGVEFPDRLLGPLMRASLENALASGEHALTGPVARGDAGTVAAHLSEMADQDSADLRDTYRALSLATARRAIDRGLLSAARGQAVIDALTLDAEGPR; encoded by the coding sequence ATGAACAGCGCTGACGCCAGCACCGCCGAAAAACGACGGCGGGGCAGGCTCGGCATCGGGGTCATCGGTGCCGGGCGGGTCGGGGCAGTGCTCGGGGCTGCCCTGCGCGCAGCCGAACATGCCGTCGTCGGCGTCTCTGCGGTAAGTGAGGAAAGCCGCGAACGTGCTGCCAACCTGTTGCCCGGCGTTCCCGTCCTGGACATTCCGGAAATCGTGGAGCGCTCCGAGCTGGTGCTGCTGGCAGTGCCGGACGACGCCCTGGGGCCGCTGGTCTCCGGGCTCGCCGCCACCAACGCCTGGCAGGCCGGACAGCTGGTGGCGCACACTTCGGGCCGATTCGGCACCGATATCCTCGAACCCGCCCGCCGGGCCGGGGCCATTCCGCTGGCCCTGCACCCGGCCATGACCTTCACCGGGATGAGCCTTGACCTGACCCGGCTGGCCGATTGCTCCTTCGGCGTCACCGCCCCCACCGCCGTGCTGCCCATCGCGCAGGCCCTGGTGGTGGAAATGGGCGCCGAACCGGTGGTCATCGATGAGGCCGACCGGGTCAACTACCACCTGGCCCTGGCCCACGCCTCCAACCACCTGGTGACCATCACCGCGCAGTCCACGCAGCTGCTCAAGGACATCGGCGTCGAATTTCCGGACCGCCTGCTGGGTCCGCTGATGCGCGCCTCCCTGGAAAACGCCCTTGCCTCCGGCGAGCATGCGCTGACCGGCCCGGTGGCGCGCGGGGACGCCGGCACGGTGGCGGCGCACCTGAGCGAAATGGCCGACCAGGACAGCGCCGACCTCCGGGACACCTACCGCGCCCTGTCGCTGGCCACCGCACGCCGGGCCATCGACCGCGGGCTGCTCAGTGCGGCCCGCGGCCAGGCCGTCATCGATGCCCTGACCCTGGATGCGGAAGGACCGCGGTGA
- the panC gene encoding pantoate--beta-alanine ligase — MSTPLVLRTAADLRAAVAEALAAAGGTGRDGVQPPALGLVPTMGALHHGHRALVEAARAENDVVVASVFVNPLQFDDEDDLRRYPRTLEADVELLGDAGADLVFAPSEAEVYPDGPPLVRVSAGELGARYEGASRPGHFDGVLTVVAKLLHYAQPARPARYRAYFGQKDAQQLALIRRMAADLNFPADIVGVPVVRAADGLAESSRNVFLDPEHRRAATVLSRALFALQHRVSAGAPPDLAAAVALVKTEPLVELDYFDIVDPQTLQPLPAGSGPLRKPALALLAARIGSVRLIDNLPLAPAAGEGP; from the coding sequence GTGAGCACGCCGCTGGTGCTGCGCACGGCAGCGGACCTGCGGGCTGCCGTTGCCGAGGCGCTGGCTGCCGCCGGCGGCACCGGCCGCGACGGTGTCCAACCTCCCGCGCTCGGACTGGTGCCGACCATGGGCGCGCTCCATCACGGCCACCGCGCCCTGGTGGAGGCCGCGCGGGCCGAGAACGACGTCGTCGTCGCCTCGGTTTTCGTCAACCCACTGCAGTTCGACGACGAGGATGACCTGCGCCGCTATCCGCGCACGCTCGAGGCGGATGTGGAACTGCTTGGCGACGCCGGCGCGGACCTGGTCTTCGCGCCGTCGGAGGCGGAGGTCTATCCGGACGGCCCGCCGCTGGTGCGGGTCAGCGCCGGCGAGCTGGGAGCCCGCTACGAGGGAGCCTCCCGGCCCGGACACTTTGACGGTGTGCTCACGGTGGTGGCCAAGCTGCTGCACTACGCCCAGCCCGCCCGGCCGGCGCGCTACCGCGCCTACTTCGGGCAAAAGGACGCCCAGCAGCTGGCGCTGATCCGCCGAATGGCCGCTGACCTGAACTTCCCGGCGGACATCGTGGGAGTGCCGGTGGTGCGCGCCGCCGACGGGCTGGCCGAGTCCAGCCGCAACGTTTTCCTGGACCCGGAGCACCGGCGGGCGGCAACGGTCCTGTCCCGCGCCCTGTTTGCACTGCAGCACCGGGTCTCTGCCGGCGCACCTCCGGACCTGGCCGCCGCCGTCGCACTCGTGAAAACCGAACCCCTGGTGGAGCTGGACTACTTCGACATCGTGGATCCGCAGACGCTGCAGCCGCTGCCCGCCGGGAGCGGGCCGCTGCGAAAGCCTGCGCTGGCGCTCCTGGCCGCGCGCATCGGATCGGTGCGGCTGATCGACAACCTGCCCCTGGCGCCCGCAGCCGGAGAGGGTCCGTAG
- the lysS gene encoding lysine--tRNA ligase — protein sequence MRIRAEKRARLIARGSEAYPVGVERTHSLKEVREKFGHLQADETSGETVGVTGRVVFIRNTGKLCFATLQEGNGTRVQAMLSLAVVGEESLADWKALVDLGDHVFVRGEVISSRRGELSVMADSWSMASKALRPLPVLHAGLNEETRVRQRYVDLMVRDEAREMVYKRAAIIRGVRDTLHGHGYVEVETPMLQLVHGGAAARPFETHLNAFDQKMTLRIATELYLKRAVVGGIERVFELGRIFRNEGVDSTHSPEFTTLECYEAYADQFVMADRIKEIILHCADLVGSRQIETEAGTIDLDGEWKWLSVYPALSEAVGEEITPDTDAETLRRVAEKHEVKVDPKWDAEKLAVELFGEIVEPTLIQPTFVYDYPPSAQPLARPNRNDPRLIEAWDLIIGGMERGTAFSELIDPVIQRERLTEQSLRAADGDDEAMALDEDFLRALEYGAPPMGGIGLGIDRLVMLFTNTGIRETILFPLLKPEMG from the coding sequence ATGCGCATCCGCGCCGAGAAGCGGGCCCGCCTCATCGCCCGGGGCTCGGAAGCCTACCCGGTGGGCGTGGAGCGCACCCATTCCCTGAAAGAGGTCCGGGAGAAGTTCGGACACCTGCAGGCCGACGAAACCAGCGGCGAAACCGTCGGCGTCACCGGCCGCGTGGTCTTCATCCGCAACACCGGCAAACTCTGCTTTGCCACCCTCCAGGAGGGCAACGGCACCCGGGTGCAGGCCATGCTCAGCCTGGCCGTCGTCGGCGAAGAGTCGCTGGCGGACTGGAAGGCCCTGGTCGACCTCGGGGATCACGTTTTTGTCCGCGGCGAGGTCATCTCCTCCCGCCGGGGCGAGCTTTCCGTCATGGCGGATTCCTGGTCGATGGCCTCGAAGGCCCTGCGCCCGCTGCCCGTGCTGCACGCCGGCCTGAATGAAGAAACCCGGGTCCGGCAGCGCTACGTGGACCTGATGGTCCGCGACGAAGCACGCGAGATGGTCTACAAGCGGGCCGCGATCATCCGCGGCGTCCGGGACACCCTGCACGGCCACGGCTACGTGGAAGTGGAAACTCCCATGCTGCAGCTGGTCCACGGCGGAGCGGCAGCCCGTCCCTTTGAGACGCACCTGAACGCCTTCGACCAGAAGATGACCCTGCGCATCGCCACCGAGCTGTACCTGAAGCGGGCGGTCGTCGGCGGGATCGAGCGGGTCTTCGAACTGGGGCGGATCTTCCGCAACGAGGGCGTGGACTCCACGCACAGCCCCGAATTCACCACGCTGGAATGCTACGAGGCGTATGCCGACCAGTTCGTCATGGCGGACCGGATCAAGGAAATCATCCTGCACTGTGCGGATCTGGTGGGCAGCCGGCAGATTGAGACCGAGGCCGGAACAATCGACCTCGACGGGGAATGGAAGTGGCTGTCCGTTTATCCCGCCCTGTCCGAGGCCGTGGGCGAGGAAATCACACCGGATACCGACGCCGAAACCCTTCGCCGCGTTGCCGAAAAGCACGAGGTCAAGGTGGATCCGAAATGGGACGCCGAGAAACTCGCAGTGGAACTGTTCGGCGAAATCGTGGAACCAACCCTTATCCAGCCGACGTTCGTCTACGATTATCCGCCCTCGGCCCAGCCGCTGGCCCGGCCGAACAGAAATGATCCGCGCCTGATTGAGGCCTGGGACCTGATCATCGGCGGCATGGAACGAGGCACCGCGTTCTCGGAGCTCATTGATCCGGTCATTCAGCGCGAACGCCTGACCGAGCAGTCCCTCCGGGCGGCCGACGGCGATGACGAGGCCATGGCCCTTGACGAGGACTTCCTGCGTGCCCTTGAATACGGTGCACCGCCCATGGGCGGTATCGGTCTCGGAATTGACCGCCTTGTGATGCTTTTCACGAACACGGGTATCAGGGAAACAATTTTGTTCCCCCTCCTAAAGCCGGAAATGGGTTAG
- a CDS encoding Lsr2 family protein — translation MAQKVKIILVDDLDAGSADETVRFGLDGSQYEIDLSTDNAKNLRAALKPYLDAGRKVGGRTGRPRSTGSARNNEAAQIREWARNNGYTVSERGRVNSEIIEAYRAAQG, via the coding sequence GTGGCGCAAAAGGTAAAAATCATTCTGGTCGATGACCTCGATGCTGGAAGTGCGGATGAGACCGTCCGGTTCGGTCTGGACGGCTCACAGTACGAGATCGATCTGTCGACCGACAATGCAAAGAATCTTCGTGCGGCCCTGAAGCCGTACCTTGATGCCGGCCGCAAAGTGGGCGGACGCACCGGCCGCCCCCGCAGCACGGGTTCGGCACGCAACAATGAAGCGGCGCAGATCCGCGAGTGGGCCCGGAACAACGGGTACACCGTTTCGGAACGCGGACGCGTGAACAGCGAAATCATCGAAGCCTACCGGGCTGCCCAGGGCTAG
- a CDS encoding ATP-dependent Clp protease ATP-binding subunit: MFERFTDRARRVVVLAQEEARMLNHNYIGTEHILLGLIHEGEGVAAKALESLSISLGAVREQVQEIIGQGQQAPSGHIPFTPRAKKVLELSLREALQLGHNYIGTEHILLGLIREGEGVAAQVLVKLGADLNRVRQQVIQLLSGYQGKEPVSSGGQQQEGQPAGSVVLDQFGRNLTQAARESKLDPVIGREHEMERVMQVLSRRTKNNPVLIGEPGVGKTAVVEGLAQAIVRGDVPETIRDKQLYTLDLGSLVAGSRYRGDFEERLKKVLKEIRTRGDIILFIDEIHTLVGAGAAEGAIDAASILKPMLARGELQTIGATTLDEYRKHIEKDAALERRFQPIQVKEPSVAHSIEILKGLRDRYEAHHRVSITDAALTSAATLAERYISDRFLPDKAIDLIDEAGARLRIRRMTAPPELKEIDEKISALKLEKESAIDSQDFEGAASLRDKEQKLHDQRAEKERQWKSGGLDDIAEVDEELIAEVLANSTGIPVVKLNEEESTRLLKMEDELHKRVIGQDQAIKSISQAMRRTRAGLKDPKRPGGSFIFAGPTGVGKTELAKALAEFLFGDEEALITLDMSEYSEKHTVSRLFGAPPGYVGYEEGGQLTEKVRRRPFSVVLFDEVEKAHADLFNSLLQILEDGRLTDSQGRVVDFKNTIIIMTTNLGTRDISKSVSTGFQSGTDTKTGYDRMRARVTEELRQHFRPEFLNRVDDTVVFPQLTQDEIVQIVDLFLERLGKRLADKGMTIELTPAAKVLLATRGYDPAMGARPLRRTIQREIEDQLSEKILFGDLKPGELVSVDVEGEGDDAKFTFVGHGAPKALEEAPSAIEAGVGD, from the coding sequence ATGTTTGAAAGATTTACCGACCGTGCCCGTCGCGTTGTCGTGCTTGCCCAAGAAGAGGCTCGCATGCTCAACCACAACTACATCGGCACCGAGCACATCCTGCTCGGGCTCATTCATGAGGGTGAAGGCGTCGCAGCTAAGGCCCTGGAATCCCTGAGTATCTCACTCGGTGCCGTGCGCGAGCAGGTGCAGGAGATTATCGGCCAGGGCCAGCAGGCCCCGTCCGGCCACATCCCCTTCACCCCCCGCGCCAAGAAGGTTCTGGAGCTCTCCCTGCGGGAGGCCCTGCAGCTTGGCCACAACTACATTGGAACCGAGCACATCCTGCTTGGCCTGATCCGTGAAGGCGAAGGCGTGGCAGCCCAGGTGCTGGTCAAGCTCGGCGCCGACCTCAACCGGGTGCGCCAGCAGGTTATCCAGCTGCTGTCCGGCTACCAGGGCAAGGAGCCCGTCAGCTCGGGCGGCCAGCAGCAGGAAGGCCAGCCCGCGGGTTCGGTCGTTCTGGACCAGTTTGGCCGCAACCTCACCCAGGCTGCACGCGAATCCAAACTGGATCCCGTCATCGGGCGCGAGCACGAAATGGAACGGGTCATGCAGGTCCTGTCCCGCCGCACCAAGAACAACCCTGTTCTGATTGGTGAGCCCGGCGTCGGCAAGACCGCAGTCGTCGAAGGGCTGGCCCAGGCCATCGTCCGCGGCGACGTGCCGGAAACCATTCGTGACAAGCAGCTCTACACCCTTGACCTCGGATCCCTCGTTGCCGGCTCCCGGTACCGCGGTGACTTTGAGGAACGCCTGAAGAAGGTGCTCAAGGAAATCCGCACCCGCGGAGACATCATCCTGTTCATCGATGAGATCCACACCCTGGTTGGTGCGGGAGCCGCGGAAGGCGCCATCGACGCGGCCTCCATCCTGAAGCCGATGCTGGCCCGCGGTGAACTGCAGACCATCGGTGCCACCACCCTGGACGAGTACCGCAAGCACATCGAGAAGGACGCCGCCCTCGAGCGCCGTTTCCAGCCGATCCAGGTCAAGGAACCTTCCGTTGCGCACTCCATCGAGATCCTGAAGGGCCTGCGGGACCGCTATGAAGCGCACCACCGCGTGTCCATCACGGATGCCGCACTGACGTCGGCCGCGACCCTGGCCGAGCGCTACATCAGTGACCGGTTCCTGCCGGACAAGGCCATTGACCTGATCGACGAAGCCGGTGCCCGGCTGCGGATCCGCCGGATGACGGCGCCGCCCGAGCTCAAGGAAATCGACGAGAAGATCTCCGCGCTCAAGCTGGAGAAGGAATCAGCCATTGATTCCCAGGACTTCGAAGGCGCCGCCTCCCTGCGGGACAAGGAGCAGAAGCTCCACGACCAGCGCGCGGAAAAGGAACGCCAGTGGAAGTCCGGCGGCCTGGATGACATCGCCGAGGTGGATGAGGAACTCATCGCCGAGGTGCTTGCCAACTCCACCGGCATTCCCGTGGTCAAGCTCAACGAAGAAGAATCCACGCGCCTGCTCAAGATGGAAGACGAGCTGCACAAGCGCGTCATCGGTCAGGATCAGGCCATCAAGTCCATCTCGCAGGCCATGCGCCGCACGCGTGCCGGACTCAAGGATCCGAAGCGTCCGGGTGGCTCCTTCATCTTCGCCGGCCCCACCGGTGTCGGTAAGACTGAGCTGGCCAAGGCACTGGCGGAATTCCTCTTCGGCGACGAAGAAGCCCTGATCACCCTGGACATGTCCGAATACTCCGAGAAGCACACGGTTTCCCGGCTCTTCGGTGCTCCTCCCGGGTACGTCGGCTACGAAGAAGGCGGGCAGCTGACCGAAAAGGTCCGCCGCCGTCCGTTCTCCGTGGTGCTGTTCGACGAGGTGGAAAAGGCCCACGCGGACCTGTTCAACTCGCTGCTGCAGATCCTCGAAGACGGCCGCCTGACGGACAGCCAGGGCCGGGTGGTGGACTTCAAGAACACCATCATCATCATGACCACCAACCTGGGAACCCGGGACATCTCCAAGAGCGTGTCCACCGGTTTCCAGTCCGGCACCGACACGAAGACCGGCTACGACCGGATGCGGGCCCGGGTCACGGAGGAGCTGCGCCAGCACTTCCGCCCCGAGTTCCTCAACCGTGTTGATGACACGGTGGTCTTCCCGCAGCTCACGCAGGACGAGATCGTCCAGATCGTTGACCTGTTCCTGGAACGCCTGGGCAAGCGCCTGGCGGACAAGGGCATGACCATCGAACTGACTCCGGCCGCCAAGGTCCTGCTGGCGACCCGGGGCTACGATCCCGCCATGGGTGCCCGGCCGCTGCGCCGGACCATCCAGCGCGAAATCGAGGACCAGCTGTCCGAGAAGATCTTGTTCGGGGATCTCAAGCCCGGCGAACTGGTTTCCGTGGACGTGGAGGGCGAAGGCGACGACGCCAAGTTCACGTTTGTGGGCCACGGCGCGCCGAAGGCCCTTGAGGAAGCGCCCTCGGCAATTGAAGCCGGCGTCGGCGACTAA
- a CDS encoding amino-acid N-acetyltransferase: MTSPLTITVRRARTSDVPRIRALVAPLADERILVAKEAVAYYEGLQEFRIAEGPDGEVVGCGALHVMWEDLAEVRTLAADSSWRGRGVGHILLEALLAEAAEIGVRRVFCLTFEVEFFRRHGFEVMANQSAVDPEVYSELLRSHDEGVAEFLDLARVKPNTLGNTRMIRSL, from the coding sequence GTGACTTCTCCCTTGACCATCACTGTCCGCCGCGCCCGCACCTCCGACGTTCCCCGCATCCGGGCCCTCGTGGCACCGCTGGCGGACGAGCGGATCCTGGTGGCCAAGGAAGCCGTGGCCTACTACGAGGGGCTGCAGGAGTTTCGGATCGCTGAAGGGCCCGACGGCGAGGTGGTCGGGTGCGGGGCGCTGCACGTGATGTGGGAAGACCTGGCGGAAGTCCGGACCCTGGCCGCTGACAGCAGCTGGCGCGGCCGCGGCGTCGGCCATATCCTGCTCGAGGCGCTGCTCGCCGAAGCCGCCGAGATCGGTGTCCGGCGCGTTTTTTGCCTGACCTTCGAGGTGGAGTTTTTCCGGCGCCACGGATTCGAGGTGATGGCCAACCAGTCGGCGGTGGATCCCGAGGTCTATTCGGAGCTGCTGCGCTCCCACGACGAAGGAGTGGCCGAGTTCCTGGATTTGGCCCGGGTCAAGCCCAATACCCTGGGCAATACCCGCATGATCCGTTCCCTGTAG
- a CDS encoding CsbD family protein, translated as MGADDKVQNSAEKLGGKVKEGLGKATGNESMEAEGHGDQAKGSAKQAGENIKDAFKGK; from the coding sequence ATGGGCGCAGATGACAAGGTGCAGAATTCAGCCGAGAAGCTGGGCGGCAAGGTAAAGGAAGGCCTGGGAAAGGCCACCGGCAACGAAAGCATGGAAGCCGAAGGCCACGGTGACCAGGCCAAAGGCAGTGCCAAGCAGGCCGGCGAAAACATCAAGGACGCTTTCAAGGGCAAGTAG
- the dhaK gene encoding dihydroxyacetone kinase subunit DhaK: MKKLINDPRRVVTESLAGFGLAHHDLVRVHSDPDFVVRREPARDKVALVSGGGSGHEPLHSGYVGRGMLDAAVPGAVFTSPTPDQILPAITGTDTGAGVLLIVKNYTGDILNFETAAELAQAEGVNVATVVVNDDVAVEDSLYTAGRRGVAGTVLLERIAGGAAERGDSLEQVAAVAERVNANVRSMGVALAPCTVPHAGEPSFTLAENEIELGVGIHGEPGRHRLPMAPADSITDQLLDPVLSDLGAASGDKVLLFVNGMGGTPLSELYIVYRRAAEVLAERGIRIQRSLVGNYITALDMQGASVTVLRLDEELTELWDSPVHTPALRWGV, encoded by the coding sequence ATGAAGAAACTCATCAATGACCCGCGCCGGGTGGTTACGGAATCGCTGGCCGGCTTTGGGCTGGCACATCACGATCTGGTCCGGGTGCACAGCGACCCGGACTTTGTGGTGCGCAGGGAGCCGGCGAGGGACAAGGTGGCCCTGGTGTCCGGCGGAGGAAGCGGCCACGAGCCGCTGCACAGCGGGTATGTGGGCCGCGGCATGCTGGATGCGGCGGTGCCCGGGGCGGTCTTCACCTCCCCCACCCCGGACCAGATCCTTCCCGCAATCACCGGTACCGACACCGGAGCCGGGGTCCTGCTGATCGTCAAGAACTACACCGGCGACATCCTGAATTTTGAGACTGCCGCCGAGCTGGCCCAGGCGGAAGGCGTCAACGTCGCCACGGTGGTGGTCAACGACGACGTCGCCGTCGAAGACTCGCTGTACACCGCCGGACGGCGCGGGGTGGCCGGAACCGTGCTGCTGGAGCGCATTGCCGGCGGTGCTGCGGAGCGGGGGGACTCGCTGGAGCAGGTGGCGGCAGTGGCCGAACGGGTCAACGCCAACGTCCGGTCCATGGGAGTGGCCCTGGCGCCGTGCACCGTTCCCCACGCGGGAGAACCCAGCTTCACCCTGGCGGAGAACGAGATTGAGCTGGGCGTGGGCATCCACGGCGAACCTGGCCGGCACCGGCTGCCGATGGCGCCCGCCGACAGCATCACCGACCAGCTGCTGGACCCGGTCCTCAGCGATCTGGGCGCCGCGTCCGGGGACAAGGTCCTCCTGTTTGTGAACGGCATGGGCGGCACGCCGCTCAGCGAGCTGTACATTGTCTACCGCAGGGCCGCGGAAGTCCTGGCCGAGCGTGGCATCCGCATTCAACGGTCGCTGGTGGGCAACTACATCACCGCGCTGGACATGCAGGGCGCGTCAGTGACGGTGCTGCGGCTGGACGAGGAGCTGACCGAGCTGTGGGATTCCCCCGTGCACACGCCGGCGCTGCGCTGGGGGGTCTGA
- the dhaL gene encoding dihydroxyacetone kinase subunit DhaL, whose translation MALDAAWAAKWMRASAAAMAENRQRLIDLDRDIGDADHGENMDRGFSAVVQKLDAEGTPATPGDVLKLAAMTLMSKVGGAAGPLYGTAFLRASTAAGNSPELDPAAVVAVLTAARDGIVARGKAEPGDKTMVDAWTPAVEAAQTSAAAQASSLEVLSAAANAANAGLAGTEPLIARKGRASYLGERSAGHLDPGAASTALILQAAARTAGEGT comes from the coding sequence ATGGCACTGGATGCGGCATGGGCCGCCAAATGGATGCGTGCCAGCGCTGCGGCCATGGCCGAGAACCGGCAGCGGCTGATCGATCTGGACCGGGACATCGGCGACGCCGACCACGGCGAAAACATGGACCGGGGCTTTTCCGCCGTCGTGCAGAAACTGGACGCCGAAGGCACGCCGGCCACCCCCGGCGACGTCTTGAAGCTGGCAGCCATGACACTGATGTCGAAGGTCGGGGGCGCGGCAGGACCGCTGTACGGGACGGCTTTCCTGCGCGCCTCGACCGCGGCGGGCAACAGCCCGGAGCTGGACCCTGCCGCCGTCGTCGCGGTCCTCACCGCCGCCCGGGACGGCATCGTGGCGCGGGGCAAGGCGGAACCCGGAGACAAGACCATGGTGGATGCGTGGACCCCCGCAGTGGAAGCAGCGCAAACTTCAGCAGCGGCGCAGGCGAGCAGCTTGGAGGTGCTGTCCGCGGCGGCAAACGCCGCCAACGCCGGATTGGCCGGGACAGAACCGCTGATCGCCCGCAAGGGGCGGGCCAGCTACCTGGGGGAGCGCAGCGCCGGACATCTTGACCCCGGGGCGGCCTCCACGGCCCTGATCCTGCAGGCGGCGGCCAGGACAGCGGGAGAGGGCACATGA